Proteins from one Sander lucioperca isolate FBNREF2018 chromosome 16, SLUC_FBN_1.2, whole genome shotgun sequence genomic window:
- the grinaa gene encoding glutamate receptor, ionotropic, N-methyl D-aspartate-associated protein 1a (glutamate binding) isoform X1 has protein sequence MSQEKSGYPVMGENNPLHNNVYGPPQPGFGMPPPNYSQAPGGPYPPAAGYGQPGFPQAGPGFAPGPYPQMPYPQMPYPQGPYPQGPYQQGVAQPGFLGDPSETVGSAGYHGDVPPSYYDNEEFTNSGFEDKSIRQAFIRKVFMVLTVQLMITFSFVAVFTFVDEAKFFVRRNPWTYYVSYAVFFVSLIVLSCCGDFRRKHPWNLVALSILTLSLSYMVGMIASFYDTETVIMAVGITAVVCFTVVLFSLQSKYDFTSCRGVLFVCLIVLLLFSILCIFIRHRILHIVYASLGALLFTCFLAVDTQLLLGNKKMSLSPEEYIFAALNLYTDIINIFLYILTIVGRSRE, from the exons ATGTCCCAGGAGAAGAGTGGATACCCTGTTATGGGTGAGAACAACCCACTTCATAACAACGTTTATGGACCCCCTCAGCCAGGTTTCGGTATGCCCCCTCCCAACTACAGCCAAGCCCCAGGAGGACCGTACCCACCAGCAGCTGGCTATGGACAGCCGGGCTTCCCCCAGGCAGGCCCAGGTTTTGCCCCTGGTCCCTACCCTCAGATGCCTTACCCTCAGATGCCCTACCCACAGGGACCCTACCCACAGGGGCCTTATCAGCAAGGGGTCGCACAACCAGGCTTTCTTGGTGACCCATCGG AAACTGTCGGCAGTGCTGGTTACCATGGTGATGTGCCTCCATCTTACTACGACAATGAGGAGTTCACCAACTCTGGCTTTGAGGACAAGAGCATCCGACAAGCCTTCATCAGAAAA GTCTTCATGGTTCTCACAGTGCAGCTGATGATCACTTTCTCCTTCGTTGCAGTCTTCACCTTTGTTGATGAGGCCAAGTTCTTTGTGCGACGTAATCCATGGACATACTATGTGTCCTATGCAGTCTTCTTTGTGTCTCTAATCGTCCTCAGCTGTTGTGGAGACTTCCGCCGCAAGCACCCCTGGAACTTGGTTGCACTG TCCATCCTGACCCTGAGCCTCTCCTACATGGTGGGCATGATCGCCAGCTTCTATGACACAGAGACCGTCATCATGGCCGTGGGCATCACTGCAGTGGTCTGCTTCACTGTCGTGCTCTTTTCACTACAG AGCAAGTATGACTTCACTTCCTGTCGGGGCGTGCTGTTTGTGTGCCTGATTGTGCTGTTGCTCTTCTCCATCCTCTGCATCTTCATCCGCCACAGGATCCTGCACATCGTCTATGCCTCACTGGGGGCCCTGCTCTTCACCTGC TTTTTGGCTGTGGACACTCAGCTTCTCCTGGGCAACAAGAAGATGTCTCTGAGTCCAGAGGAGTACATTTTTGCCGCCCTCAACCTCTACACTGACATCATCAACATTTTCCTCTACATCCTGACTATTGTTGGACGCTCCCGGGAATGA
- the si:ch211-199g17.9 gene encoding synaptonemal complex central element protein 1 isoform X1, with protein sequence MSELAGFNIEDLINVTPMNGGGGMQQEPKVEQLMGKLRRLQQGKRALEEEIKEFKSVSDSLQKELETLQTEAYKLEGIHKEKEELCRKLQFQCEESEQDCSRQLKQNKKSEELLEEYRCEIQEFKLKHRKQRMKFENQLHQLIEQHKNLHSVFTPERLPQEIESAGNTKSQLLSAEQIKLAQLHCLDEELEEMKKQKQPVTTAAETQEE encoded by the exons ATGAGCGAATTGGCAG gaTTCAACATTGAGGACTTGATTAATGTTACACCAATGAATGGAG GTGGAGGAATGCAGCAGGAGCCCAAAGTTGAACAGTTGATGGGCAAATTAAGAAGGCTGCAACAAG GTAAAAGAGCCCTGGAAGAAGAAATTAAGGAATTCAAATCTGTCAGTGACTCTTTGCAGAAAGAGCTGGAAACTt taCAAACTGAAGCTTACAAACTGGAAGGAATCCATAAAGAAAAAGAAG AGTTGTGCAGGAAGCTGCAGTTCCAGTGTGAGGAGTCTGAGCAGGACTGTTCCAG gCAGTTAAAGCAGAACAAGAAAAGTGAGGAACTGCTGGAAGAGTACAGATGTGAAATCCAGGAATTCAAGCTTAAACACCGGAAGCAGCG GATGAAGTTTGAAAACCAACTTCATCAGCTGATAGAGCAGCATAAGAATCTGCACTCTGTCTTT ACTCCAGAAAGGCTCCCACAAGAAATAGAGAGTGCTGGGAATACGAAAAGTCAACTGTTATCGGCTG AACAAATTAAGTTGGCTCAGCTGCATTGCCTCGATGAGGAGCTAGAAGAGATGAAGAAACAGAAGCAGCCAGTGACAACAGCTGCAGAGACTCAGGAGGAGTAA
- the mapk15 gene encoding mitogen-activated protein kinase 15 isoform X2: MSKHYESTNVSEVEDHISLKYDIKKRLGKGRTFREIMFLQEFGDHPNIVKLLNVVRAQNDKDIYLIFEYMDTDLHAVIKKGTLLKDIHKRYVMHQLFKAVKYLHSGNVIHRDQKPSNVLLDTDCVVKLCDFGLARSLNQIQEDSGNPALTEYVATRWYRAPEILLGSTRYTKGVDMWSLGCILGEMLLGKALFPGTSTINQIEKIMSAIPHPSPEDILAIKSEYGSSVIQRMLLKPQVPLEDLLQLSVSPDALDLLKGLLVFNPDKRLTAEQALQHPYVARFHNPAREPALNYDVVLPVDDDVQLSVVQYRNKLYEMILERRTNQGVLRLIHPKDGGCVSSIEKPPVKDKVEKGPVAVNGCGDRGGKTQHEKTKETNDVPSHTGVTKPGPVSVSTPPAVEKTSPLSSPGLGKLTYNPITHAPNGFVRSPAGPPNYYPSTAANRKLVGQTSNGGATTSPTEGTNTDATMDQILRRGRSAPVTHNRSFSLTLNQTQNNPLVRQDEPSLSSGLYVTSARLNQRSTSQVREALPPTRFSKKVFQSNCNVAAAGDPRAKLGSYSQAYGTINKTELDNLLRSRPYNQ; encoded by the exons CGGACATTCAGGGAAATCATGTTCCTCCAG GAGTTTGGCGATCATCCCAACATCGTCAAACTTCTAAATGTCGTCAGAGCTCAAAATGATAAAGACATTTACCTCATCTTTGAATACATGG ATACCGACCTGCATGCAGTGATAAAGAAAGGTACCCTGCTGAAGGACATCCACAAACGTTATGTGATGCACCAGCTCTTCAAAGCTGTCAAATACCTGCATTCAGGAAATGTTATCCACAGGGACCAAAAG CCATCCAATGTGCTGCTGGACACCGACTGTGTAGTCAAGCTGTGTGATTTTGGCTTGGCCAGATCACTCAACCAGATCCAAGAGGACAGTGGGAATCCAGCACTGACGGAGTACGTGGCGACGCGGTGGTACCGAGCTCCTGAGATCCTGCTGGGATCCACGAG GTACACTAAAGGCGTGGACATGTGGAGCCTTGGCTGTATCCTGGGAGAGATGCTGCTAGGAAAAGCCCTGTTCCCCGGGACATCCACCATAAACCAAATAGAGAAGATCATGAGTGCCATACCCCACCCCAGCCCAGAAG ataTTCTTGCAATCAAGTCTGAATACGGATCTTCTGTCATTCAGAGAATGTTACTAAA ACCACAGGTGCCTTTGGAGGATCTTCTCCAGCTGTCTGTGTCTCCTGATGCTCTGGACCTGTTGAAAGGTTTGCTAGTTTTCAACCCAGACAAGCGGCTCACTGCTGAGCAAGCCCTCCAACACCCATATGTAGCCAG GTTTCATAATCCAGCCAGGGAGCCAGCTCTTAACTATGATGTAGTGCTGCCAGTGGATGATGATGTACAGTTATCTGTTGTTCAGTACCGCAACAAACTTTATGAG ATGATACTGGAGAGGAGAACTAATCAGGGGGTGCTAAGGCTGATCCATCCAAAAGATGGAGGCTGTGTCAGTAGCATTGAGAAGCCCCCTGTGAAGGACAAAGTAGAGAAGGGCCCAGTGGCAGTGAATGGGTGTGGTGACCGCGGAGGGAAAACACAACATGAAAAGACTAAAGAGACAAACGACGTTCCTTCCCATACAGGCGTCACCAAACCTGGGCCTGTGAGTGTGTCAACTCCACCTGCTGTGGAGAAGACGAGTCCATTATCTAGTCCTGGCTTGGGAAAACTCACATATAACCCCATCACACATGCCCCAA ATGGTTTTGTTCGGAGTCCAGCTGGTCCTCCTAATTACTATCCCTCCACTGCAGCCAACAGGAAACTAGTGGGACAGACCAGTAATGGAGGTGCAACAACATCACCAACAGAGGGCACCAACACTGATGCA ACCATGGACCAGATTCTCCGGCGTGGTCGCTCAGCCCCTGTGACCCATAACCGCTCCTTCTCCTTGACCCTTAACCAAACCCAGAACAACCCGTTGGTTCGCCAAGATGAGCCATCCCTGTCCTCTGGGCTATATGTCACATCTGCACGCCTG AACCAGCGCTCCACCTCTCAGGTTCGTGAGGCTCTGCCACCGACACGGTTCAGCAAGAAAGTATTTCAGAGTAACTGTAATGTGGCTGCTGCAGGCGACCCTCGAGCCAAACTGGGCAGCTATTCCCAGGCCTATGGTACCATCAACAAGACTGAACTGGACAATCTGCTTCGAAGCCGTCCTTACAACCAGTAA
- the si:ch211-199g17.9 gene encoding uncharacterized protein si:ch211-199g17.9 isoform X2 produces MSELAGFNIEDLINVTPMNGGGGMQQEPKVEQLMGKLRRLQQVQTEAYKLEGIHKEKEELCRKLQFQCEESEQDCSRQLKQNKKSEELLEEYRCEIQEFKLKHRKQRMKFENQLHQLIEQHKNLHSVFTPERLPQEIESAGNTKSQLLSAEQIKLAQLHCLDEELEEMKKQKQPVTTAAETQEE; encoded by the exons ATGAGCGAATTGGCAG gaTTCAACATTGAGGACTTGATTAATGTTACACCAATGAATGGAG GTGGAGGAATGCAGCAGGAGCCCAAAGTTGAACAGTTGATGGGCAAATTAAGAAGGCTGCAACAAG taCAAACTGAAGCTTACAAACTGGAAGGAATCCATAAAGAAAAAGAAG AGTTGTGCAGGAAGCTGCAGTTCCAGTGTGAGGAGTCTGAGCAGGACTGTTCCAG gCAGTTAAAGCAGAACAAGAAAAGTGAGGAACTGCTGGAAGAGTACAGATGTGAAATCCAGGAATTCAAGCTTAAACACCGGAAGCAGCG GATGAAGTTTGAAAACCAACTTCATCAGCTGATAGAGCAGCATAAGAATCTGCACTCTGTCTTT ACTCCAGAAAGGCTCCCACAAGAAATAGAGAGTGCTGGGAATACGAAAAGTCAACTGTTATCGGCTG AACAAATTAAGTTGGCTCAGCTGCATTGCCTCGATGAGGAGCTAGAAGAGATGAAGAAACAGAAGCAGCCAGTGACAACAGCTGCAGAGACTCAGGAGGAGTAA
- the mapk15 gene encoding mitogen-activated protein kinase 15 isoform X1, with translation MSKHYESTNVSEVEDHISLKYDIKKRLGKGAYGIVWKAVDRQTGEVVAVKKIFDAFRNRTDAQRTFREIMFLQEFGDHPNIVKLLNVVRAQNDKDIYLIFEYMDTDLHAVIKKGTLLKDIHKRYVMHQLFKAVKYLHSGNVIHRDQKPSNVLLDTDCVVKLCDFGLARSLNQIQEDSGNPALTEYVATRWYRAPEILLGSTRYTKGVDMWSLGCILGEMLLGKALFPGTSTINQIEKIMSAIPHPSPEDILAIKSEYGSSVIQRMLLKPQVPLEDLLQLSVSPDALDLLKGLLVFNPDKRLTAEQALQHPYVARFHNPAREPALNYDVVLPVDDDVQLSVVQYRNKLYEMILERRTNQGVLRLIHPKDGGCVSSIEKPPVKDKVEKGPVAVNGCGDRGGKTQHEKTKETNDVPSHTGVTKPGPVSVSTPPAVEKTSPLSSPGLGKLTYNPITHAPNGFVRSPAGPPNYYPSTAANRKLVGQTSNGGATTSPTEGTNTDATMDQILRRGRSAPVTHNRSFSLTLNQTQNNPLVRQDEPSLSSGLYVTSARLNQRSTSQVREALPPTRFSKKVFQSNCNVAAAGDPRAKLGSYSQAYGTINKTELDNLLRSRPYNQ, from the exons GCTTATGGCATTGTATGGAAAGCAGttgacaggcagacaggcgAGGTTGTGGCTGTAAAGAAGATCTTTGACGCCTTCAGGAACAGGACAGATGCCCAG CGGACATTCAGGGAAATCATGTTCCTCCAG GAGTTTGGCGATCATCCCAACATCGTCAAACTTCTAAATGTCGTCAGAGCTCAAAATGATAAAGACATTTACCTCATCTTTGAATACATGG ATACCGACCTGCATGCAGTGATAAAGAAAGGTACCCTGCTGAAGGACATCCACAAACGTTATGTGATGCACCAGCTCTTCAAAGCTGTCAAATACCTGCATTCAGGAAATGTTATCCACAGGGACCAAAAG CCATCCAATGTGCTGCTGGACACCGACTGTGTAGTCAAGCTGTGTGATTTTGGCTTGGCCAGATCACTCAACCAGATCCAAGAGGACAGTGGGAATCCAGCACTGACGGAGTACGTGGCGACGCGGTGGTACCGAGCTCCTGAGATCCTGCTGGGATCCACGAG GTACACTAAAGGCGTGGACATGTGGAGCCTTGGCTGTATCCTGGGAGAGATGCTGCTAGGAAAAGCCCTGTTCCCCGGGACATCCACCATAAACCAAATAGAGAAGATCATGAGTGCCATACCCCACCCCAGCCCAGAAG ataTTCTTGCAATCAAGTCTGAATACGGATCTTCTGTCATTCAGAGAATGTTACTAAA ACCACAGGTGCCTTTGGAGGATCTTCTCCAGCTGTCTGTGTCTCCTGATGCTCTGGACCTGTTGAAAGGTTTGCTAGTTTTCAACCCAGACAAGCGGCTCACTGCTGAGCAAGCCCTCCAACACCCATATGTAGCCAG GTTTCATAATCCAGCCAGGGAGCCAGCTCTTAACTATGATGTAGTGCTGCCAGTGGATGATGATGTACAGTTATCTGTTGTTCAGTACCGCAACAAACTTTATGAG ATGATACTGGAGAGGAGAACTAATCAGGGGGTGCTAAGGCTGATCCATCCAAAAGATGGAGGCTGTGTCAGTAGCATTGAGAAGCCCCCTGTGAAGGACAAAGTAGAGAAGGGCCCAGTGGCAGTGAATGGGTGTGGTGACCGCGGAGGGAAAACACAACATGAAAAGACTAAAGAGACAAACGACGTTCCTTCCCATACAGGCGTCACCAAACCTGGGCCTGTGAGTGTGTCAACTCCACCTGCTGTGGAGAAGACGAGTCCATTATCTAGTCCTGGCTTGGGAAAACTCACATATAACCCCATCACACATGCCCCAA ATGGTTTTGTTCGGAGTCCAGCTGGTCCTCCTAATTACTATCCCTCCACTGCAGCCAACAGGAAACTAGTGGGACAGACCAGTAATGGAGGTGCAACAACATCACCAACAGAGGGCACCAACACTGATGCA ACCATGGACCAGATTCTCCGGCGTGGTCGCTCAGCCCCTGTGACCCATAACCGCTCCTTCTCCTTGACCCTTAACCAAACCCAGAACAACCCGTTGGTTCGCCAAGATGAGCCATCCCTGTCCTCTGGGCTATATGTCACATCTGCACGCCTG AACCAGCGCTCCACCTCTCAGGTTCGTGAGGCTCTGCCACCGACACGGTTCAGCAAGAAAGTATTTCAGAGTAACTGTAATGTGGCTGCTGCAGGCGACCCTCGAGCCAAACTGGGCAGCTATTCCCAGGCCTATGGTACCATCAACAAGACTGAACTGGACAATCTGCTTCGAAGCCGTCCTTACAACCAGTAA
- the grinaa gene encoding glutamate receptor, ionotropic, N-methyl D-aspartate-associated protein 1a (glutamate binding) isoform X2 — MSQEKSGYPVMGENNPLHNNVYGPPQPGFGMPPPNYSQAPGGPYPPAAGYGQPGFPQAGPGFAPGPYPQMPYPQMPYPQGPYPQGPYQQGVAQPGFLGDPSAVGSAGYHGDVPPSYYDNEEFTNSGFEDKSIRQAFIRKVFMVLTVQLMITFSFVAVFTFVDEAKFFVRRNPWTYYVSYAVFFVSLIVLSCCGDFRRKHPWNLVALSILTLSLSYMVGMIASFYDTETVIMAVGITAVVCFTVVLFSLQSKYDFTSCRGVLFVCLIVLLLFSILCIFIRHRILHIVYASLGALLFTCFLAVDTQLLLGNKKMSLSPEEYIFAALNLYTDIINIFLYILTIVGRSRE, encoded by the exons ATGTCCCAGGAGAAGAGTGGATACCCTGTTATGGGTGAGAACAACCCACTTCATAACAACGTTTATGGACCCCCTCAGCCAGGTTTCGGTATGCCCCCTCCCAACTACAGCCAAGCCCCAGGAGGACCGTACCCACCAGCAGCTGGCTATGGACAGCCGGGCTTCCCCCAGGCAGGCCCAGGTTTTGCCCCTGGTCCCTACCCTCAGATGCCTTACCCTCAGATGCCCTACCCACAGGGACCCTACCCACAGGGGCCTTATCAGCAAGGGGTCGCACAACCAGGCTTTCTTGGTGACCCATCGG CTGTCGGCAGTGCTGGTTACCATGGTGATGTGCCTCCATCTTACTACGACAATGAGGAGTTCACCAACTCTGGCTTTGAGGACAAGAGCATCCGACAAGCCTTCATCAGAAAA GTCTTCATGGTTCTCACAGTGCAGCTGATGATCACTTTCTCCTTCGTTGCAGTCTTCACCTTTGTTGATGAGGCCAAGTTCTTTGTGCGACGTAATCCATGGACATACTATGTGTCCTATGCAGTCTTCTTTGTGTCTCTAATCGTCCTCAGCTGTTGTGGAGACTTCCGCCGCAAGCACCCCTGGAACTTGGTTGCACTG TCCATCCTGACCCTGAGCCTCTCCTACATGGTGGGCATGATCGCCAGCTTCTATGACACAGAGACCGTCATCATGGCCGTGGGCATCACTGCAGTGGTCTGCTTCACTGTCGTGCTCTTTTCACTACAG AGCAAGTATGACTTCACTTCCTGTCGGGGCGTGCTGTTTGTGTGCCTGATTGTGCTGTTGCTCTTCTCCATCCTCTGCATCTTCATCCGCCACAGGATCCTGCACATCGTCTATGCCTCACTGGGGGCCCTGCTCTTCACCTGC TTTTTGGCTGTGGACACTCAGCTTCTCCTGGGCAACAAGAAGATGTCTCTGAGTCCAGAGGAGTACATTTTTGCCGCCCTCAACCTCTACACTGACATCATCAACATTTTCCTCTACATCCTGACTATTGTTGGACGCTCCCGGGAATGA